From a single Stigmatopora nigra isolate UIUO_SnigA chromosome 21, RoL_Snig_1.1, whole genome shotgun sequence genomic region:
- the chd4a gene encoding chromodomain-helicase-DNA-binding protein 4a isoform X4: protein MSGSEDDRDDYGAPSDDRLMHDDEDEELSENEIQKVKKKKKAKKSRESKSSKRRSRREELAISSPEPMDTGGPEEDGSQARRSDSEGSDYTPGRKKKKRGSGSKEKKRGSERGSSKKKEPEPEEDDDDDDDDDFAEPKSSSQLLENWGMEDIEHIFTEEDYRSLTNYKAFSQFVRPLIAAKNPKIAVSKMMMVLGAKWREFSTNNPLRGAAAANAALATANVPAAVDNMVAEAAPPPPPPPPPPPPAPAPVEPQQAPPPPPLRKAKTKEGKGPNARKKSKAATKPQEKKNTAKTKKVAPLKIKLGGFNSKRKRSSSEEDEPDVDSDFEDGSVNSASVTEGANSRGPRGKKKPSSKAKPKRKKAEDGDGYETDHQDYCEVCQQGGEIILCDTCPRAYHMVCLDPDMEKAPEGTWSCPHCEKEGIQWEAREEPSEGEEENADGGEMEEDDHHMEFCRVCKDGGELLCCDSCPSSYHIHCLNPPLPEIPNGEWICPRCLCPAMKGKVQRILTWQWGEPPPPTPVPRPPDLPADAPDPSPLAGRPEREFFAKWFNMSYWHCSWVTELQLELHCQVMFRNYQRKNDMDEPPPIDFGDGEEDKSEKRKNKDPMYAKLDEKYLRFGIKMEWLMIHRILNHNVDRKNNVHYLIKWRELPYDQATWEADDMDVPEFDTYKVQYWNHRELMMGDDGKPGKKIKVKGRVKRVDRPPENPVVDPTIKFDRQPEYLDSTGGTLHPYQLEGLNWLRFSWAQGTDTILADEMGLGKTVQTAVFLYSLYKEGHSKGPFLVSAPLSTIINWEREFEMWAPGMYVVTYVGDKDSRAVIRENEFSFEDNAIRGGKKASRMKKDSSIKFHVLLTSYELITIDMAILGSIDWACLVVDEAHRLKNNQSKFFRILNNYPLQHRLLLTGTPLQNNLEELFHLLNFLTPERFSNLEGFLEEFADIAKEDQIKKLHDMLGPHMLRRLKADVFKHMPSKTELILRVELSPQQKKYYKFILTRNFEALNTKGGGNQVSLLNVVMDLKKCCNHPFLFPGAAMEAPKLPNGMYDGSSLVKAAGKLMLLQKMMRKLKDGGHRVLIFSQMTKMLDLLEDFLENEGYKYERIDGSITGGMRQEAIDRFNAPGAQQFAFLLSTRAGGLGINLATADTVIIYDSDWNPHNDIQAFSRAHRIGQNKKVMIYRFVTKASVEERITQVAKKKMMLTHLVVRPGLGSKTGSMSKQELDDILKFGTEELFKDECEGKSSRGQAAADPTDLSFRVCLFSGENKEEDSSVIHYDDKAIDRLLDRNQDATDDTEIQSMNEYLSSFKVAQYVVKDEDEEEEEVQREIIKQEESVDPDYWEKLLRHHYEQQQEDLARNLGKGKRIRKQVNYNDGSQEDRADWQDDQSDGQSDYSAASEEGDEDFDERSEAANSRRPNRKGLRNDRDKPLPPLLARVGGNIEVLGFNSRQRKAFLNAVMRYGMPPQDAFTTQWLVRDLRGKSEKEFKAYVSLFMRHLCEPGADGAETFADGVPREGLSRQHVLTRIGVMSLIRKKVQEFEHVNGLWSLPWMAELEENKRAANPDSPGKTPSTGTPADTQPNTPAPVDESKSEEAVKDGDKDMKKEGEADRNGKDAAKNSSEVIAIPDDDEKSPPLSEEKKAAEEPMQVDKATNGEADGAKDSESDKKSPASADDSASPSDTKSEDSKNPDSEGKDYKSEKMETTPAAEDKKAAKEDKDAPKSEEVPKLQNGDSGKESAAALEEKKKIKGRFMFNIADGGFTELHSLWQNEERAATVTKKTNEIWHRRHDYWLLAGIIQHGYARWQDIQNDAKFAILNEPFKGEMNRGNFLEIKNKFLARRFKLLEQALVIEEQLRRAAYLNMSEDPSHPSMALNTRFSEVECLAESHQHLSKESMSGNKPANAVLHKVLKQLEELLSDMKADVTRLPATIARIPPVAVRLQMSERNILSRLASRGPDTHTQTHAQQMSQQ from the exons ATGTCTGGGAGCGAGGACGACAGAGACGACTACGGCGCCCCGTCGGACGACCGCCTGATGCACG ATGACGAAGATGAAGAACTTTCAGAGAATGAGATTCAGaaagtgaagaagaaaaagaaggccAAAAAGAGCCGAGAAAGTAAGAGCAGCAAAAGACGGTCGCGCAGAGAG GAACTGGCCATCAGCTCCCCGGAACCAATGGACACGGGTGGGCCCGAGGAGGACGGCAGCCAGGCTCGCCGCTCCGACAGCGAAGGAAGCGACTACACACCAGGACGCAAAAAGAAGAAGCGAGGTAGCGGCAGCAAAGAAAAGAAGCGAGGTAGCGAACGGGGCTCCTCAAAGAAGAAAGAGCCTGAGCCGGAGgaagatgacgatgatgatgatgacgacgacttTGCG GAACCCAAATCGTCCTCACAGTTGCTGGAGAACTGGGGCATGGAGGACATTGAACACATCTTCACCGAGGAGGACTACCGCTCGCTGACAAACTACAAAGCCTTCAGTCAATTTGTCAG GCCTCTCATCGCTGCCAAAAACCCCAAAATTGCCGTTTCCAAGATGATGATGGTTCTCGGCGCTAAATGGAGAGAGTTTAGCACCAACAACCCCTTGAGAGGGGCGGCCGCCGCTAACGCCGCCCTTGCCACGGCCAACGTTCCCGCCGCCGTGGACAACATGGTGGCCGAGGCCgcccctccaccaccacccccgccgccgcctccaCCACCCGCACCTGCCCCGGTCGAGCCACAGCAGGCTCCACCCCCGCCCCCCCTGCGAAAGGCCAAAACCAAGGAAGGCAAAG GTCCAAACGCCCGCAAAAAGTCAAAGGCGGCCACCAAACCGCAAGAAAAGAAGAACACAGCCAAGACTAAGAAAGTGGCGCCTCTCAAGATCAAGTTGGGAGGCTTCAACAGCAAGAGAAAACGATCATCG AGCGAAGAGGACGAGCCCGATGTGGACAGCGACTTTGAGGACGGCAGCGTGAACAGCGCCTCTGTAACGGAAGGCGCCAACAGCCGCGGCCCTCGCGGCAAAAAGAAGCCTTCGTCCAAGGCCAAGCCCAAGAGGAAGAAAG CCGAGGATGGCGACGGCTATGAGACGGACCATCAAGACTATTGCGAGGTGTGCCAGCAGGGCGGGGAGATCATCCTGTGCGACACCTGTCCGCGAGCCTATCACATGGTGTGCCTGGACCCCGACATGGAAAAGGCCCCCGAGGGCACATGGAGCTGCCCGCACTgc GAGAAGGAGGGCATTCAGTGGGAGGCAAGGGAGGAGCCTTCGGAAGGCGAGGAGGAGAACGCCGACGGAGGGGAGATGGAGGAGGACGACCACCACATGGAGTTCTGCCGGGTGTGCAAGGATGGAGGCGAACTGCTGTGCTGCGACTCGTGTCCGTCGTCCTACCACATCCACTGCCTCAACCCGCCTCTGCCCGAGATCCCCAATGGAGAATGGATCTGCCCGCGCTGCCTG TGCCCCGCAATGAAAGGAAAGGTCCAGAGGATCTTGACCTGGCAGTGGGGAGAACCTCCTCCCCCGACACCGGTGCCTCGGCCGCCGGACCTCCCGGCGGATGCGCCCGATCCCTCTCCGCTGGCGGGCCGACCCGAGCGAGAATTCTTTGCCAAGTGGTTCAACATGTCCTACTGGCACTGCTCCTGGGTTACAGAGCTGCAG CTGGAACTCCACTGCCAGGTGATGTTTAGGAACTATCAGAGGAAGAACGACATGGATGAGCCGCCGCCCATCGACTTTGGTGACGGCGAAGAAGACAAGAGCGAAAAGAGGAAGAACAAGGACCCCATGTACGCAAAGCTGGACGAAAAGTACCTCCGCTTTGGAATCAAGATGGAGTGGCTGATGATTCACCGGATCCTGAACCACAA TGTGGACAGAAAGAACAATGTGCACTACCTGATCAAGTGGCGCGAGCTACCGTACGATCAGGCCACCTGGGAGGCGGATGACATGGACGTccccgagtttgacacctacAAGGTGCAATACTGGAACCACAG AGAACTGATGATGGGTGACGATGGCAAACCCGGAAAGAAAATCAAGGTCAAAGGCCGCGTCAAACGTGTGGACAGACCACCGGAAAACCCTGTCGTGGAT CCCACCATCAAGTTTGACCGTCAGCCCGAGTACCTGGACAGCACGGGTGGAACGTTGCACCCCTACCAGCTGGAGGGTCTCAACTGGTTGCGCTTCTCATGGGCACAGGGCACCGACACCATCTTGGCTGACGAGATGGGGCTCGGGAAGACGGTCCAGACAGCCGTGTTCCTCTACTCGCTTTATAAAGAG GGTCACTCCAAGGGCCCCTTCCTGGTCAGCGCGCCACTCTCCACCATCATCAATTGGGAGAGGGAGTTTGAAATGTGGGCCCCAGGTATGTACGTGGTCACGTACGTCGGTGACAAAGATAGCCGAGCCGTCATCCGCGAGAACGAGTTCTCCTTTGAGGACAACGCCATCCGAGGAGGCAAAAAGGCCTCCAGGATGAAG AAAGACTCGTCCATCAAGTTCCATGTGCTGCTGACTTCCTACGAGCTGATCACCATCGACATGGCCATTCTGGGCTCCATTGACTGGGCCTGTCTGGTGGTAGACGAGGCCCACAGGCTCAAGAACAACCAGTCCAAG TTTTTCCGCATCCTGAACAACTACCCGCTCCAACACCGGCTGCTGTTAACTGGAACGCCGTTACAAAACAACCTTGAGGAACTGTTCCACCTCCTCAACTTCCTCACGCCCGAGAGGTTCAG CAATCTGGAGGGCTTCTTGGAGGAGTTTGCCGACATTGCCAAAGAGGACCAAATCAAGAAGCTCCACGACATGCTTGGTCCGCACATGCTCAGGAGGCTCAAGGCCGACGTCTTCAAGCACATGCCCTCCAAGACCGAGCTCATTCTCCGGGTGGAGCTCAGCCCGCAGCAGAA AAAGTACTACAAATTCATCCTGACCCGAAATTTTGAAGCTCTCAACACCAAAGGAGGAGGCAACCAGGTCTCGTTACTCAACGTGGTCATGGACCTCAAAAAATGCTGCAACCACCCCTTCCTCTTCCCCGGAGCCGCCATG GAAGCGCCAAAGCTGCCCAACGGTATGTACGACGGCAGCTCGCTGGTCAAGGCCGCCGGAAAGCTGATGTTGCTGCAGAAGATGATGAGGAAGTTGAAGGACGGAGGCCACAGAGTTCTCATCTTCTCTCAG ATGACCAAAATGCTGGACCTGCTGGAAGACTTCCTGGAGAACGAAGGCTACAAATACGAGCGCATAGACGGCAGTATCACGGGGGGGATGAGGCAGGAGGCCATCGACCGATTCAACG CTCCGGGCGCGCAACAGTTTGCCTTCCTTTTATCCACGAGGGCCGGAGGTCTGGGGATCAACCTGGCAACCGCCGACACTGTCATCATATACGACTCGGACTGGAATCCGCACAATGACATACAA GCTTTCAGTCGAGCTCATCGAATCGGTCAGAACAAAAAAGTCATGATCTACCGCTTTGTCACCAAGGCGTCGGTGGAAGAAAGGATCACGCAG GTAGCCAAGAAGAAAATGATGCTGACCCACCTGGTGGTCCGACCGGGCCTGGGCTCCAAGACGGGTTCCATGTCCAAACAGGAACTGGACGACATCCTCAAGTTCGGGACGGAGGAGCTCTTCAAGGACGAGTGCGAGGGTAAGTCCTCCCGGGGCCAAGCGGCCGCCGACCCGACGGACCTCTCATTCCGGGTATGCTTGTTCTCAGGCGAGAACAAAGAGGAGGACAGCAGCGTCATCCACTACGACGACAAGGCCATCGACCGTCTGCTGGACCGCAACCAGGACGCCACCGACGACACGGAGATCCAGAGCATGAACGAGTACCTCAGTTCTTTCAAGGTGGCGCAGTACGTGGTCAAAGACGAGGACGAGGAG GAGGAGGAGGTCCAGCGAGAGATCATCAAGCAGGAGGAGAGCGTGGACCCCGACTACTGGGAGAAACTCTTGCGCCATCACTACGAGCAGCAGCAGGAGGACTTGGCCCGCAATCTGGGCAAAGGCAAGCGCATACGCAAGCAGGTCAACTACAACGATGGCTCGCAGGAGGACAGAG CCGACTGGCAGGACGACCAGTCAGACGGCCAGTCGGATTACTCTGCGGCTTCCGAGGAGGGTGACGAGGACTTTGACGAGCGATCTGAAG CAGCCAATTCACGGCGGCCCAACAGGAAGGGTCTGCGCAACGACAGAGACAAACCACTTCCTCCCCTGCTGGCCAGGGTGGGAGGTAACATTGAG GTCCTGGGTTTCAACTCGCGGCAGAGGAAGGCCTTCCTCAACGCCGTCATGCGTTACGGCATGCCCCCCCAGGACGCCTTCACCACCCAGTGGTTGGTCCGAGACCTGCGAGGGAAATCGGAGAAGGAGTTCAA GGCTTACGTCTCGCTGTTCATGCGCCACTTGTGCGAGCCCGGAGCCGACGGCGCCGAGACTTTCGCCGACGGCGTCCCCAGGGAAGGCTTGTCCAGGCAGCACGTGCTGACCCGTATCGGCGTCATGTCGCTCATCCGCAAGAAG GTACAAGAGTTCGAGCACGTCAACGGCTTGTGGTCGTTGCCGTGGATGGCAGAACTGGAGGAAAACAAAAGGGCAGCCAACCCAGACTCGCCGGGAAAGACGCCGTCCACGGGGACGCCCGCCGACACACAACCCAACACGCCCGCTCCAG TTGACGAATCGAAAAGCGAAGAGGCCGTCAAGGACGGGGACAAAGACATGAAGAAAGAGGGCGAGGCTGACCGGAACGGAAAAGACGCAGCCAAGAACTCCAGCGAG GTCATCGCCATCCCCGACGACGACGAAAAGAGTCCGCCGCTGTCGGAGGAGAAGAAGGCCGCCGAGGAGCCCATGCAGGTGGACAAGGCCACCAATGGGGAAGCCGATGGCGCCAAGGACAGCGAGAGCGACAAGAAAAGTCCGGCCAGCGCGGACGATTCGGCCTCACCCTCGGATACCAAGAGCGAAGACTCCAAAAATCCTGACTCAGAGGGCAAAG ATTACAAGTCAGAGAAGATGGAAACAACCCCTGCTGCGGAGGACAAGAAAG CCGCCAAGGAGGACAAGGACGCCCCTAAAAGCGAGGAGGTTCCCAAACTGCAAAATGGCGACAGTGGCAAAGAGAGTGCCGCCGCcctggaggagaagaagaaaattaaAGGCCGCTTCATGTTCAACATTGCCGACGGAGGCTTCACAG AGCTCCACTCGTTGTGGCAAAACGAGGAGCGCGCCGCCACCGTGACTAAGAAGACCAATGAGATTTGGCACCGACGTCACGACTACTGGCTTCTGGCCGGAATAATACA ACACGGATACGCGCGCTGGCAGGACATCCAGAATGACGCCAAGTTCGCCATCCTCAACGAGCCCTTCAAGGGAGAAATGAACCGAGGCAACTTCCTGGAAATCAAAAACAAGTTCCTGGCTAGGAGATTCAAG ctactGGAGCAGGCGCTAGTGATCGAGGAGCAGCTGCGCCGCGCCGCCTACCTCAACATGTCGGAGGACCCGTCGCACCCCTCCATGGCGCTCAACACACGTTTCAGTGAGGTGGAGTGCCTGGCCGAGTCGCACCAACACCTGAGCAAGGAGTCCATGTCGGGAAACAAGCCGGCCAACGCCGTCCTGCACAAAG TGCTGAAACAGCTGGAGGAACTCCTGAGCGACATGAAAGCCGACGTCACGCGTCTGCCGGCGACCATCGCCCGAATCCCGCCGGTGGCCGTCCGTCTGCAAATGTCCGAAAGGAACATCCTCAGCCGCCTGGCCAGCCGTGGGCCCGATACGCACACGCAGACGCACGCGCAACAG ATGTCTCAGCAGTAG